Sequence from the Phyllobacterium zundukense genome:
CCCATGCGCGCGCCGGTTTTTGTGCCCACTCCTGCCGCGATCATCTCGTCATCGGTATAGACGGTGCCATCGAAGAACAGGCATTCGGCAGCTGACAGCCGCTCTCGAAGGGGGGCGTCGATACCGGCGCAGCCCGGAATGTAAAAGGCCGTCGTCGCACCATCACCCGATGCGATGCGCAGGCCGATCGTATCGCCTGTCATCGTGCCAAACCCCTCACTCGCCTTGGATTTATCTTCGAGGAACAGCGCAACCTTACCCGGCACAGCAAAAGTTTCGACGGTTATGCCGACGCGATTTCCTTGGGCATCAAGAATATCCGTGCTCTCGCCCAAGGGGAGTTCGCGCCTTTCGACGATTTCCCGATCAAGGACGTTGAAAATCGAATTGGATTCGAGCACGTCGAGAACCCGCCCTGTCGCATAAATCGCGAAGGGTTCGCGCTCACGCAGGCTGAGCAGCCCGGCGATATGATCGACATCGGCATTGGTCAGGATGACGGCGCGGATGGGCGTCGAGCGCAACGGTCCATCGGCCCGCGGCTGCAATTCAGGTGTGACGGCAATCTGCTGGCGAATGTCAGGCGACGCGTTGAACAAAACCCAATCACGCCCGTTCGCGCTGGCGGCGAGACTCGATTGGGTTCTCGCACGGAAATTGGCTTCGCCATTCCGTGCTCCACGGCTCAATCGATAATTGCAATTCCACTGGGGAAACCCGCCTCCTGCTGCGGAGCCGATGACTGTCAATCGCATGCGGGCACAAACCCTCTCCTTCCGGAAACCAGGTTCCGGCCGAACAACCACAAGGTGCCGCCCTACGCGATCAGATCGCGCAGGGCGATGGGTCAGATCTTACTTTTTTGCCTTGAGTTCTGCAGGCAGGTAACGTGAAAGTTCCATACCGGCAGCAACCTGACACATGGTAGGTTTTGTCCATGTTTTCTTCATGCTTTCCTCCTTCTGCTTAAAGATCAAAGATTGATCTTTCTCCTTATCATACGCCTTTATGGCGCAAGATTGAAATTAAAAGGGCTCATTTTTCTGTGTTGGCTGCTTCGCCGCGGTCCAGCCATCCGTGCCGAGAGGATACCAAAGTACCGATTTGTATCCCCACTCGACAGCTCGTTTGGCTGCATTCCATGACATCCAGCAGTTCGCCATACAGTAAAAAAGCACCTTTCGTTTCGTGTCGTCGCCCAACCGAGATTTCAGCCCCTTGCGAAAATAGGCTTCCGTCTCCTTGTTTATGATTCCGTAGCCCACATTTGCGAGCCATATGCTCCCGGGAATATCTTCCCGGACTTTTTCCCTCCAGATGGTCCCGGCCGGAAGATTTGCCGGCTTGGGATCACGAGGAAGGACATCGACGAACACCGCCGATTTGTCTTTCCACAGGGCGATGGTTTCCTCGGTGGTGACCACCTTTGCCCCCTTCAAAGTGGCGGGAACCGGCGCCCTGTAATTTTCGGTCCTGTAGTCCGTCGGCTCCGGCGCCGTTTCACCCGCGAAAGCCGTCGTCACCAGTACGGTAAGTAAAACGGCCAACGCGCAGGAACAGTTCCGCACCGGTTTTTCACCTCGCTTCATCCACCCACCACGCTACTGCGTGATCAGCTTGTTATTCTCGTCGACCAACGGCACCTGGAAATTGAGCAGGATCTTGTTGATCTCGCTCTGGTTCTCCCGGATCACCTTGTTCAATGTGCGCTTCCACTCCTGATCGGATGGGCGCACACCCATCGTGATCCGGTATGCCATATGCCCGGTCTTTTCCTTGACCAGGGGAATCACCGTCAGGTTGGGATCGATCTCCTTGGCATAATAACCTGCCATCGGCCCCCAAAGGATCGCAACGTCGATCACACCACTTTCGAGTTCCTTGATCATGACCTCCGCCATCGAAGGCGCGAGCCTTGTATCGACCATCAGGGGATAGGGATGAACGTTTTTCATATAGCCGACCTTGGCGAGATTGGCAGACGGCGGGGTTCCGGCAACAACGCCTATTTTCTTGTTCGCCAATTTGCTGTCCTCGATTGTATCCACACCATCGAGGCCGCTGTCCTTCTTGTAGATCATCACATAGGTCGAGCGATAATAGGCATTGGTATTCTGGACGAGTTCGTCGCCCTGCGCGTATCCCATGATGATGTCGCAGCGATTGGCCCGCAGCGTGCTGCGGACGAAGCCTGTCGCCATCGGGAACCACGTATATGCCACCGATTTACGCCCGGTCTTCGCAGCCACGAGCTCAGCCAGCTTGTTTTCGAACCCCTTGCCGCTCTCATCGGAGAACGGCATGTTGGATGGATCCGAGCAAACACGCAGGACGTCAGGATCGACCAGTTCGCCCGAGGCTCCAAGACCCGCACCTTGGGCCAGGACCCCGGACGGCACGGCAAGTGCCGCCGCCATGACGCCGCCGGCAATCCATCTCGTCAGGGGTATCGCATATCGCATCATTTACCCACCCATACAGGAGGCTTCCGCCTCTTTGGCTGCAGGCGGTTTGTCCGCATGCTTTGCAGGACGCCCGCGAGGCAGATCGCCGACGGCCCGGGCACGCAGATAAACGTAGAGGTCGTCCATATAGCAGTAGACGTTCTTGTTGTTGCCAAAAGCCGGCATGACGTTTTCCTTGCCAGCGCTGAGGTTTTTGCGCCCTTCGGCAACTATCGACAGGAACTCCGCATAGGGCATCGTCTTCAGCGAGTTTGCCAAAGCCGGCGCGAAGGAAGAACCTGCACCATCCGCGCCGTGGCAGACAAAACAATCTGAATTGAACCGGCGAAACCCGCTATAGGTGTACCAGTCGACCGTACCATCCTCGTCAATCTTGAAGGTGGGATTCCCGTCCTTATCGGCATATTTGCCGTTTTCGTCGGAGGCAACAGCTGCTGCGGCTTTGTCATCGGCGTAAGCGCTGCCGGGGCCCGCTACAAGCGCAAGACCGGCAGTGACGGCAAGCAATGTCATTCGAATAGGCATACAAGAACCTCGCATTCAACTCGTCAATTCGGCTCGGCACCTTGCGGCGCCGCCTGGACGGTTGTTTGATCATCGATATGGGTCAGGTGACACGGGGGGCCCGGCCTGGTTGAAACCGGGCTCCCATTATTCAAAGCCTGCATCCGCGGGCTCACTGTGTCAGCTTCGTTCCCGATTACTCAGGAACAGCGAAAACGGTCAACTGACCGCCCAAGGCCGTGTAGTCGGAGAGCGCAGCATAACCGCCCACCGCACCGAGGCCTTCATTCGGCTTCGTCAAGCCGGCGGCAAGACCGATACCAGCCCATCCGCCAACACCGGACAGAACGGCAACATATTGTTTGCCCTTATGTTCGTATGTGGTGACGTTACCGATGATGCCGGACGGAGTCTTGAACTTGTAAAGTTCCTTGCCGTCCTTATCGACCGCCTTCAGATAGCCTTCAAGCGTTCCGTAGAAGACGACATCGCCATCGGTGGCCAAAGCGCCTGACCAGACCGAGAACTGCTCGGGTTTGGACCAGACGATCTCACCCTTTGCCGCATCCCATGCGATGAAGTTACCCATGCCGCCATGGCTGTTCGGAGCTGGATACATGGACAGTGTCGCGCCGACGTAAGGCTGACCGGCGGTGTAACTGACCTTATAGGGCTCGTAGTCCATGCAGACGTGGTTTGTTGGAACATAGAAGAGCTTGGTCTTTGGCGAATAAGCGGCCGGCTGCTGATCTTTCGTACCAAGAGCTGCCGGGCAGATACCCGTGGTGTTGACGTCTTCGCCTTGTACCTGCGTCGAGTATTTGTCCACGACCTTCGGGCGGCCGTAGGTCTTGCTATCCTTGTCCATGTCGACTTCCGTCGCCCAGTTCACTGCCGGATCGTATTTCTTTGCGACCAGAAGTTCACCGGTTGCACGATCCATCGTATAGGCAAAGCCGTTGCGATCGAAGTGCACGAGGACATCACGCGGCTTGCCATCGACCTCGATGCCATCCGCAAGGATCATTTCGTTGATACCGTCATAATCCCACTCGTCATGCGGGGTCATCTGGTAGAGCCATTTCGCCATGCCTGTATCGGCATCGCGGGCCATGATGGTCATGGACCACTTGTTGTCACCGGGACGCTGACTTGGGTTCCAGGTGGATGGATTGCCGGTACCGTAGTAGATCAGGTTCAGCTTGGGATCGTACGAATACCAACCCCACGTCGTTCCACCACCGGTTTTCCACTGGTCACCTTCCCAGGTGTTGGTGCCCGAGTCTTTTCCGACTGGCTTGCCGAGCTGGGTGGTCTTTTCCGGATCGATCAAGGTTTCCTTGTCGGAACCCATCGACCAGGCACGCCAGGCCTGCTTGCCATCCTTCATGTCATAAGCCGTCAACGCACCGCGAACACCAAATTCACCACCGGAAATACCGACGATGACCTTGTCTTTCACGACCATTGGCGCGGATGTTCCGGATTCGCCCTTGCTGCCATCTGACGCCTCGGCGTTTTTCACGGACCAGACCGGTTTACCTGTCTTTGCATCGAGGGCAACGAGCGTTGTATCGGCCTGATAGAGGAATATCTTGCCGTCGCCATAAGCTACGCCGCGATTAACGGTGTCGCAGCACATGATAGGAATGACGTTTGCGTCCTGCTTGGGTTCATACTTCCAGAGGATTTTGCCATCATTGTTCAGGTCAAGCGCAAAGACGGTGTTCGGAAAAGGCGCATGAACATACATCACATCGCCGACGATGAGCGGGCCTCCTTCATGGCCGCGCAGCACACCGGTCGAAAACGTCCAGGCGACCTGAAGGTTTTTGACATTGTCCGCAGTGATTTTATTGAGTTTTGAGTATCGCGTATTAGCGTAATCGCCGGTCTGGATAGCCCAGTTCTTCGAATCAGAAATCAGACCCTGAAGATCGTCATTGGCCAGAGCACCCCCCGCCAATGAGAACGTCATGGCCGTTGTAGCCAATGCAATTCCAATTAAATTTCTGTGTACACGCATTTTGAGTCCTCCCTAAGTTCACATTTATGAACCATCGGACGAAGCCGTTTTTCAGTGCGGGTTCGCTCCATTAGCTCACGCAAATGGGGAAGTATTTCCGGCAGCGTGTCACGACAAAGCCAGGCGCGCAGAGGGCACCGTTACTGCCCACCTCGCTTGGCCTACGAAGACTGTCACCACTCCCTTGACGGCAACGTCCTTGAAGCCGGAAACAAGTTGACGATAGGAGAAAGAATTGCATTAGGCAAGCGGGATTATCAAATTATATTTGCTGCGTTGCAGTATACTTTGCTGCATCGCAGTAAGTATCCGATTTAGTTATTATATTCTGGCAGCCCGTCCTGTCACATAATTTGATACTTATGGAACGGATTCTGTTTGCAGTTTGTTATTGTTGTTTGCTATCTATCTGGAAAATGTATATTTACCGTCCGCAAATGCGAGGATGCCATGATCACATCGAAAATCACGCAAATTACCGTGTTAGCAGGTGCAGCAATTGTCCTTTCCTTGCCGGCTAATGCTGCGTCAGATTACCCCACTTCGACCCTCGCCGAATATGTCTACGGCTGCATGAAAGCCAATGGTGAGAACCGCGATGTACTTCAGCGCTGTTCGTGCTCGATCGACGTGATCGCGTCCGTCGTGACCTACCCTCACTACGAAGCCGCCGAGACCTACAAACAGATGGGTTTGCTGTCCGGAGAGAATGGTGTCCTGTTTCGTGAAAGTGCTCCCGCGAAAGCTTCGATCACCGAATTGAAGCGGGCTCAGGCGGAAGCCGACGTCCGCTGCTTCTGAAGACCTCGATAATTCATCTTGATGGCCATCTAGGGCAGCTTTCTCGACTTCCGGTGCTCACGAACGAGAAAGTTCGCTGCGCTCCGGCTCCTCGAAAACCACCCTAGATGGCCATCAAGATGAATTCTGGAAGGTCTTCATGGCCGTGTTTTTCGATCACAGGCTGGAGGATTCCAGCGGCCACTCGTCCTGGAATTTCTTGCCTTCGGTATCGGCAGCCTCGACCTTCACATCCTCGCCGGGTTTCGCATCGAATTCGAAGCGGAAATTCGGGTCTTCCGAAATTGAAATCCCGCCTTCCATCGACATGATAAGCCTGTCACCCTGCGACACGGTCAGGCCCTGGATGAAGTGCGCGGGGATATAATAGCGCGTGACCTGATCCATCTGCAGCCCGGAATTGTTGGGGTGGCGAATCATCAACTGCATTTCAGTTGCGCGGGTCATCGGCTCGTTGCCAGGCGTCTTGGCTGTAAAGACGCGCAGCTTCATCTTGCCGAGCGAAGCCAGGGCTTCATCCTGATTTTTCATCGCCGGTGCGGAGCAGCCGCCGGATGCCTTGACGAAAGTCTGCGTCATATGAAGTTTTCCATCTTCGGTTTCGGCAATGGCGCGAACATAGGAATAGGCATTGACCCGAAGGCGCGTCGCCAGATGGGTGACGCCCGCATCCTTGCCGAACTGGAACACTGCAGCGACGGGTGACGGATTTTCATCGACGATGAGGGTGACAGCCTTGATCCGGCCAGTTGCCGCATCGGTTTTGAAATGCAGATCGATGGGTACGATTGCCGCATCCTCGGCGCGTTTCGGTGCATCGATCGTGATGATGCCGCCAGCATCTCCGATCGGCTTTTGGCCGAAGACATCGCCCTTCAAACCATCCCAGGTTTTGGTATCCGGAACGCTCGCGCTTTGCGCGTTGGCGGCAAACGGTATCGCCGCTCCAACGAGCGCGAGAAGGACGAGCGCAACCATCCGGCTACCCAGTCGTATCGGCTTTATCGTCATATTCTGCCTCCACCAAGAAGATTGGCGGTGCCCGGCCATGCATGAGTATACCACCTCGGCTGGCGTAGTTGCAAACGGGTTCATTCCCATTCGAGTTCGGCAAAGGCGGCCGTGGCGTTGCGCAGATTGTAGTCGTCAAAGAGACGCCAGTTGTTCCGCTCACTTTCCGCCGCTGTCTTGACCGCCTCCGCCATTGGCACGCCATCGGCGATGGCCTTGCGAATGTCGCGGGCGAGCGCATCGAAGTAGCGCTGCTCCTGTTCAAGCGCCTGCGGCCAGGCTGACGGAACGGGACCATGTCCCGGTACCGCAAATTTTGCCTTGATCCCTTTGAGTTCCCCCAGCTGTGCGATCCAGCCAAGCAACGATCCATCCATCGTCGGAAGATGCTCGATGAAACACAGATCGCCGGTGAAGAAGGTACCGGACTGTTCGTCGAAAACTGTAAGATCGTTGTCCGTATGAGCTGGCTTCCAGGCCTTCAAAGTAAGCTTCCGATTACCGAGATCGAGCTGCTCCTCGCCGGTCACAAGCTGCGTGGGCGGTATGATCTTTATGTCGGCCATCAGCGCACTGCCCATGGCGTCGCGATAGCTCTGCAAATAATAGTCGCCGCGGCTGGCAAGCGCGCGCGGCAGATTGTGATGCCCGACAACAATCGCTCCTGTATCTCCGAACGCGGCGTTTCCGAAAATATGATCGGGGTGCATATGCGTGTTGATCAGGTAGCGGATCGGCTTATCCGTCCTGGCGCGAATGGCGGCGACGAGTTCCCTGCCCTCGGCAACACTGCCGCCGCTGTCGATCACGGCGACCGCTTCGTCGCCTATGATGAAGCTGACATTGCAGATCTCGCCCTCGTTGTTCGCGGTCATCATCTCGGGCCTGCCCGCAAAGGCGAAGACCCCGCCGGCAATCTCCTTGACAGGCAAAGGCTCGATCGGGCTCGACTGCGCCCGCGCCAGACGGACATGCGAAATGCCGCAACAGGCGAAAAAGACACCAGTTTTAAGAACGCTGCGCCGGGTCGGCTGACTCATGGCGCGTTCCTCACCCCGGCGAATTTTTCATTGAACGAACGCAACAGATCCGCCTTCACCTGCTCATTGCGATAGTTGCGTGGCAGACGGATATCGAACGTACCGATCACTTGGGCGGGACGCTCGGAAAGCACGATGATACGGTCGGCGAGCATGATTGCCTCCTGCAGATTATGCGTCACCATCAACGCGATCGTCGGGCGCTCGGACCACACGGAGAGCAGCATATGGCGTAGCTGCTGCGCTGTGGACTCATCCAGCGAGACAAATGGTTCATCAAGCAAAAATATATCCGGCTCGATCGCCAGTGCGCGCGCTATCGCCGCGCGGCGTGCCAGCCCCAGCGACAGCTCTGCCGGATAGAAATTGCGCATCTTCGACAGGCCGAGCGTGCTGAACAAGCCATCGAGATTGGTCTCGCGCTTGGGCTGCGGCATGGCGAGCCGCACATTCTGCTCAACTGTACGCCAGGGCAGAAGCATCGGCTCCTGAAACACCGCCCCGATACGCGCGTCCGCCAATCCGGGCAACTGGATCGACCCGCGATAGTCGCTGTCGAGACCAAGCAAAATGCGTAAAGTAGTGGTCTTCCCGCAACCCGACGGTCCAAGGATACAGGCGAACTCGTTCTGCTCGACCTCGAAGCGCAGATCGCGCAGGACCGCAATCGTTCCACCGTTGGACGAGCGGAACGTTTTCTCTTCTATGTTGACCTTAAGCCGCGCTGCGACGCCAGCGAGTTGATGTGTGTTCAAGCGGTTGCACCACGACGAGTTCGATGAAGAGCATGACGGCAACAAAGGCCAGGGTATAGGCCAGTATCGCCGCGACATCGAAGAGTTGAAAAAACAGGTTGATCTGAAAACCGACACCATTGGAGCGGCCGAGCAACTCGACCACGAGCACAATTTTCCAGATCAGCGAAATACCGGAACGCGATGCGGCGGCTATGTAGGGCTGCAGCTGCGGTATCAGTATATGCCGCAATCGATCCAATGCATTGAAGCGGTACACCTGCGCCATTTCCGCGTAGCGCGGATCGAGCGCCCTCGTTCCTTCGCGCAAGGTGACGACCACATTCGGGATCTTGTTGAGCGCTACAGCGCCGATCGCTGCGGCTTCATTGAGCCCGAACCAGATATAGGCGAGGACGATGATGACCAGCGCGGGTATATTGAGGAAGAGAATGACCCACGGATTGAAGAACTCGTCTGCGCGCCGGTAACTGCCAAGCAGGACACCGATCACCGAACCTATCAGCATCGCCAGCACAAAAGAGGCAGCGACGCGGCACAAGGTGATGCCGAGATTGTAGGGCAGATCGCCGCTCGCCGTTTCGCTGAGGAATGTTTGCAGAACCAGCAAAGGCGCCGGAAACGAGCGGCTGGGCCAGATCGTCGCTCCGGCATGCCATGCAACGACCAATACGCCAAACGACAGCAACACCATCAGCGGCGAGCTCCACTGCCACTTCGAAGCCGCGGTGGAAACAAGCTTGCCCGTTTGCTGCTGTTCGCGCGATGCAAGGGCCAATTAGTCTGCCCTCCAGAAGGTGCCCGGCGCCAATGTTTTTCCGGGGCCGACGAGCCGTTCGCCGCCAAGATCGGCGAGGATAGCATAGAGCTTGGTCGCGTCGGCCTGTTCGTCCTCGATTGGCCGGTCGGGAATACCCTCGCGATAGCGGTCACGCAGCGCATCCAGCTCATGGCCTTCGGCTTTCACCACCGGCGCCAGACGTTGCCATTCCTCATCGGAACTGCCGAGCAGGGCCTTAGCATCTCTGCTGGCCTTGACGAACCCTGCAATTGCGTCCGGATGGGCGTCGGCCCATTTGTCGTGAAAGATGTAGCCGATGGCCGAAACGTCACCTGTAGCGCCGAGCGCCTTTGCAGCATCGCTGGTACTGACGAGGCGGTGAAACCCATTGGCTTCAAGCCTTGCGCAAAAATTCCAGAAGTTCAGCACGGCATCCAGTTCACCTTGCTGCGCCTTTTCGGCAAGCAGCGGCGGCGTGCCGTAGACAATTTCGCTTTGCGCCGGCAGATCGAGTGAGAACTGGTGCTTGGCATAGCCCTGCATAAGCAGCCAGCTCTTGTCCAGCGGCCCACCTGCCACACCGATCTTCTTGCCCTTCAGATCCGCCAGACTTTTGATCGGCGAGCCATCAGGAACCATCAAGGCGCCGACCGAACTCGAATAGGGCACGAAGGTCAGGTCTTCGCCCGACGCGCGCTGCCGCGACACCCAGAGCCAGTCCGTGACGATGATATCAACATCCCCGGCCATCATGGCGACATTG
This genomic interval carries:
- a CDS encoding quinoprotein relay system zinc metallohydrolase 2; this translates as MSQPTRRSVLKTGVFFACCGISHVRLARAQSSPIEPLPVKEIAGGVFAFAGRPEMMTANNEGEICNVSFIIGDEAVAVIDSGGSVAEGRELVAAIRARTDKPIRYLINTHMHPDHIFGNAAFGDTGAIVVGHHNLPRALASRGDYYLQSYRDAMGSALMADIKIIPPTQLVTGEEQLDLGNRKLTLKAWKPAHTDNDLTVFDEQSGTFFTGDLCFIEHLPTMDGSLLGWIAQLGELKGIKAKFAVPGHGPVPSAWPQALEQEQRYFDALARDIRKAIADGVPMAEAVKTAAESERNNWRLFDDYNLRNATAAFAELEWE
- a CDS encoding pyrroloquinoline quinone precursor peptide PqqA produces the protein MKKTWTKPTMCQVAAGMELSRYLPAELKAKK
- a CDS encoding ABC transporter substrate-binding protein, with product MTGLYQRLFRFCILFVLALGFDTQAGLAAETVRVGVLKFGTVNWELDTIKQHKLDEKYGVNVDVRFFASEDATNVAMMAGDVDIIVTDWLWVSRQRASGEDLTFVPYSSSVGALMVPDGSPIKSLADLKGKKIGVAGGPLDKSWLLMQGYAKHQFSLDLPAQSEIVYGTPPLLAEKAQQGELDAVLNFWNFCARLEANGFHRLVSTSDAAKALGATGDVSAIGYIFHDKWADAHPDAIAGFVKASRDAKALLGSSDEEWQRLAPVVKAEGHELDALRDRYREGIPDRPIEDEQADATKLYAILADLGGERLVGPGKTLAPGTFWRAD
- a CDS encoding PQQ-dependent catabolism-associated CXXCW motif protein, with amino-acid sequence MAVLLTVLVTTAFAGETAPEPTDYRTENYRAPVPATLKGAKVVTTEETIALWKDKSAVFVDVLPRDPKPANLPAGTIWREKVREDIPGSIWLANVGYGIINKETEAYFRKGLKSRLGDDTKRKVLFYCMANCWMSWNAAKRAVEWGYKSVLWYPLGTDGWTAAKQPTQKNEPF
- the pqqB gene encoding pyrroloquinoline quinone biosynthesis protein PqqB; amino-acid sequence: MRLTVIGSAAGGGFPQWNCNYRLSRGARNGEANFRARTQSSLAASANGRDWVLFNASPDIRQQIAVTPELQPRADGPLRSTPIRAVILTNADVDHIAGLLSLREREPFAIYATGRVLDVLESNSIFNVLDREIVERRELPLGESTDILDAQGNRVGITVETFAVPGKVALFLEDKSKASEGFGTMTGDTIGLRIASGDGATTAFYIPGCAGIDAPLRERLSAAECLFFDGTVYTDDEMIAAGVGTKTGARMGHMYISGEGGSLAALADLGIRKRIYVHINNTNPILDAASPEHAAVVAAGWKIAFDGMEVRL
- a CDS encoding ABC transporter ATP-binding protein, whose product is MNTHQLAGVAARLKVNIEEKTFRSSNGGTIAVLRDLRFEVEQNEFACILGPSGCGKTTTLRILLGLDSDYRGSIQLPGLADARIGAVFQEPMLLPWRTVEQNVRLAMPQPKRETNLDGLFSTLGLSKMRNFYPAELSLGLARRAAIARALAIEPDIFLLDEPFVSLDESTAQQLRHMLLSVWSERPTIALMVTHNLQEAIMLADRIIVLSERPAQVIGTFDIRLPRNYRNEQVKADLLRSFNEKFAGVRNAP
- the xoxF5 gene encoding lanthanide-dependent methanol dehydrogenase XoxF5, with the translated sequence MTFSLAGGALANDDLQGLISDSKNWAIQTGDYANTRYSKLNKITADNVKNLQVAWTFSTGVLRGHEGGPLIVGDVMYVHAPFPNTVFALDLNNDGKILWKYEPKQDANVIPIMCCDTVNRGVAYGDGKIFLYQADTTLVALDAKTGKPVWSVKNAEASDGSKGESGTSAPMVVKDKVIVGISGGEFGVRGALTAYDMKDGKQAWRAWSMGSDKETLIDPEKTTQLGKPVGKDSGTNTWEGDQWKTGGGTTWGWYSYDPKLNLIYYGTGNPSTWNPSQRPGDNKWSMTIMARDADTGMAKWLYQMTPHDEWDYDGINEMILADGIEVDGKPRDVLVHFDRNGFAYTMDRATGELLVAKKYDPAVNWATEVDMDKDSKTYGRPKVVDKYSTQVQGEDVNTTGICPAALGTKDQQPAAYSPKTKLFYVPTNHVCMDYEPYKVSYTAGQPYVGATLSMYPAPNSHGGMGNFIAWDAAKGEIVWSKPEQFSVWSGALATDGDVVFYGTLEGYLKAVDKDGKELYKFKTPSGIIGNVTTYEHKGKQYVAVLSGVGGWAGIGLAAGLTKPNEGLGAVGGYAALSDYTALGGQLTVFAVPE
- a CDS encoding c-type cytochrome, methanol metabolism-related — translated: MPIRMTLLAVTAGLALVAGPGSAYADDKAAAAVASDENGKYADKDGNPTFKIDEDGTVDWYTYSGFRRFNSDCFVCHGADGAGSSFAPALANSLKTMPYAEFLSIVAEGRKNLSAGKENVMPAFGNNKNVYCYMDDLYVYLRARAVGDLPRGRPAKHADKPPAAKEAEASCMGG
- a CDS encoding substrate-binding domain-containing protein, which encodes MMRYAIPLTRWIAGGVMAAALAVPSGVLAQGAGLGASGELVDPDVLRVCSDPSNMPFSDESGKGFENKLAELVAAKTGRKSVAYTWFPMATGFVRSTLRANRCDIIMGYAQGDELVQNTNAYYRSTYVMIYKKDSGLDGVDTIEDSKLANKKIGVVAGTPPSANLAKVGYMKNVHPYPLMVDTRLAPSMAEVMIKELESGVIDVAILWGPMAGYYAKEIDPNLTVIPLVKEKTGHMAYRITMGVRPSDQEWKRTLNKVIRENQSEINKILLNFQVPLVDENNKLITQ
- a CDS encoding quinoprotein dehydrogenase-associated SoxYZ-like carrier codes for the protein MTIKPIRLGSRMVALVLLALVGAAIPFAANAQSASVPDTKTWDGLKGDVFGQKPIGDAGGIITIDAPKRAEDAAIVPIDLHFKTDAATGRIKAVTLIVDENPSPVAAVFQFGKDAGVTHLATRLRVNAYSYVRAIAETEDGKLHMTQTFVKASGGCSAPAMKNQDEALASLGKMKLRVFTAKTPGNEPMTRATEMQLMIRHPNNSGLQMDQVTRYYIPAHFIQGLTVSQGDRLIMSMEGGISISEDPNFRFEFDAKPGEDVKVEAADTEGKKFQDEWPLESSSL
- a CDS encoding ABC transporter permease is translated as MVLLSFGVLVVAWHAGATIWPSRSFPAPLLVLQTFLSETASGDLPYNLGITLCRVAASFVLAMLIGSVIGVLLGSYRRADEFFNPWVILFLNIPALVIIVLAYIWFGLNEAAAIGAVALNKIPNVVVTLREGTRALDPRYAEMAQVYRFNALDRLRHILIPQLQPYIAAASRSGISLIWKIVLVVELLGRSNGVGFQINLFFQLFDVAAILAYTLAFVAVMLFIELVVVQPLEHTSTRWRRSAA